A single genomic interval of Xiphophorus couchianus chromosome 2, X_couchianus-1.0, whole genome shotgun sequence harbors:
- the otud7a gene encoding OTU domain-containing protein 7A, with translation MTLDMDAVLSDFVRSTGAEPGLARDLLEGKNWDLSAALNDYEELRQVHTANLPQVFNEGRYYKQPETRETPSHVSKIDRPCAQKQEDNAQEKRLSRGISHASSAIVSLARLQVANECTSEQFPLEMPIYTFQLPDLSVYSEDFRSFIERDLIEQSTMMALEQAGRLNWWSTMCTSCKKLLPLATTGDGNCLLHAASLGMWGFHDRDLMLRKSLYTMMKSGAERDALKRRWRWQQTQQNKESGLVYTEEEWEKEWNELLKLASSEPRTHLSKNGNTSGGVDNSEDPVYESLEEFHVFVLAHVLRRPIVVVADTMLRDSGGEAFAPIPFGGLYLPLEVPPSRCHCSPLVLAYDQAHFSALVSMEQRDQQREQAVIPLTDSEHKLLALHFAVDPGVDWEWGRDDNDNTKLASLILSLEAKLNLLHNYMNVTWIRIPSETRAPLAQPESPTASAGEDVQSLAESMDSDHESVGSNSNINTGKPSKEKDKDKQRKDKSRTDSVANRLGSFSKTLGIKLKKNMGGLGGLVHGKMNKSNSGSGRNGENGGEKAKKKESKATKGSKEDSGHSTSSTSSEKATSPSPTDGDRPSSSSPSERQDSTGRGSGDKSLENWKYSTDVKLSLNILRAAMQGERKFIFAGLLLTSHRHQFHEEMISYYLTNAQERFSQEQEQKRKEAEKKPPATTEGSSKKPEHESVFQRERSDSSPPESCSPVLPHHTYSNQQPLLSLKMQGRNSPIPAANLSTVQVPPLTPPPSSHHISHPTPVSAPAPYSSPSIGAKRPGPIPVSAHYSHTPPIQRHSVIHLQDVNMQSSIFQDDSYKPVVGTLKTCATYPQQNRTLSSQSYSPARLSGVRTVNTMDTLSYNMPGEHKSHTYTNGFNAGDIQDCLEFADEDSMPHTWLGPDKTKGRSSGGPLYCFQQRRCKRENCSFYGRPETDNYCSYCYREELKRREREGKVQRPV, from the exons ATGACTCTGGACATGGACGCGGTCCTGTCAGACTTTGTTCGGTCCACGGGGGCAGAACCGGGTCTGGCAAGAGACCTGCTGGAag gtAAAAACTGGGACCTCAGTGCTGCTCTGAACGACTATGAGGAGCTCAGGCAGGTCCACACTGCCAACCTGCCGCAGGTCTTCAACGAGGGCCGCTACTACAAACAGCCAGAGACACGTGAAACACCCAGCCATGTCAGCAAAATCGACAGGCCATGTGCACAGAAGCAGGAGGACAATGCACAAG AGAAGCGTCTGTCCCGTGGAATCTCCCACGCCAGCTCTGCTATCGTCTCCTTGGCACGGCTGCAGGTGGCAAATGAGTGCACCAGCGAGCAGTTCCCTCTTGAGATGCCCATTTACACATTCCAGCTACCCGATCTCAGCGTCTACAGCGAGGACTTTAGGAGTTTCATAGAGAGGGATCTAATAGAGCAGTCCACCATGATGGCTCTGGAACAGGCGG GACGTCTGAACTGGTGGTCCACCATGTGCACCAGTTGTAAGAAGCTTCTTCCTCTGGCCACCACAGGGGATGGTAACTGCCTCCTCCATGCCGCCTCTTTGG GGATGTGGGGCTTCCACGACAGAGACCTGATGCTAAGGAAATCTTTGTACACCATGATGAAAAGTGGAGCAGAGAGAGACGCTCtgaagaggaggtggaggtggcaGCAAACTCAGCAGAACAAGGAG TCAGGGCTGGTTTACACAGAAGAAGAATGGGAAAAAGAGTGGAACGAGCTGCTGAAGTTGGCCTCCAGTGAGCCTCGCACTCATCTCAGCAAAAACGGGAACACCAGTGGAGG tGTGGATAACTCTGAGGATCCGGTCTACGAGAGTTTGGAGGAGTTCCATGTGTTTGTGCTGGCCCATGTGTTACGCAGGCCGATTGTAGTGGTGGCCGACACGATGCTCAGAGACTCCGGAGGAGAAG CGTTTGCTCCCATCCCGTTTGGAGGGCTCTACCTGCCTCTGGAAGTGCCTCCGAGCCGCTGTCACTGCTCCCCCCTGGTCCTGGCCTACGATCAGGCTCACTTCTCAGCGCTGGTGTCCATGGAGCAGAGAGACCAGCAGCGAGAACAAG CTGTCATCCCTCTGACCGACTCTGAGCACAAGCTGCTGGCACTTCATTTTGCTGTGGATCCTGGTGTGGACTGGGAGTGGGGAAGGGACGACAATGACAACACCAAGCTAGCCAG TCTGATCTTGTCCCTGGAGGCCAAACTCAACCTGCTGCACAACTACATGAATGTAACATGGATCCGAATTCCCTCTGAAACaagg GCTCCCCTGGCTCAGCCAGAGTCTCCTACAGCCTCTGCAGGTGAGGATGTCCAGTCTCTTGCTGAGTCCATGGACTCTGACCACGAGTCTGTCGGCAGCAACTCAAACATTAACACCGGGAAGCCCAGCAAAGAAAAGGACAAAGACAAGCAGCGCAAGGATAAGAGTCGAACCGACTCTGTAGCTAACAGATTAGGAAGCTTTAGCAAAACGCTCGGTATCAAACTGAAGAAGAACATGGGAGGTTTGGGAGGACTTGTGCACGGCAAAATGAACAAGTCGAACTCTGGCTCGGGTCGTAATGGGGAAAATGGAGGGGAAAAGGCAAAGAAGAAGGAGTCAAAGGCAACCAAAGGGAGCAAGGAAGATTCAGGCCATTCAACCAGCTCCACTTCCTCCGAGAAAGCCACAAGTCCCTCCCCTACAGATGGAGACAGACCATCAAGTTCTTCCCCGTCTGAGAGACAGGACAGCACGGGGCGAGGCTCAGGGGACAAGTCCTTGGAAAACTGGAAATACAGCACAGATGTCAAGCTTAGCCTCAACATCCTGCGGGCTGCCATGCAGGGGGAGCGCAAGTTCATATTTGCAGGGCTGCTGCTGACCAGCCATAGACACCAGTTCCATGAGGAGATGATCAGCTACTATCTGACAAACGCCCAGGAGCGCTTCAGCCAGGAGCAGGAGCAAAagaggaaggaggcagagaagAAGCCTCCTGCCACTACTGAAGGGTCCTCAAAGAAGCCGGAGCACGAGAGCGTCTTCCAGAGGGAGAGGTCTGACAGCTCTCCTCCGGAGAGCTGCTCTCCCGTCTTGCCCCACCACACCTACAGCAACCAACAACCGTTGCTCAGTCTCAAGATGCAGGGCAGAAACAGTCCCATTCCTGCAGCCAATCTCTCTACTGTCCAAGTCCCTCCTCTCACCCCTCCGCCGAGCTCGCATCACATCTCCCACCCAACCCCTGTCTCAGCCCCTGCGCCTTACTCTTCTCCCAGCATCGGTGCTAAGAGACCCGGACCCATCCCTGTGTCTGCCCACTACAGCCATACGCCGCCCATCCAGAGGCACAGCGTCATTCACTTACAAGATGTCAACATGCAATCCTCCATCTTCCAAGATGACTCCTACAAGCCAGTGGTGGGCACCCTCAAGACATGTGCCACCTACCCCCAGCAGAACCGTACGCTCTCCTCCCAGAGCTACAGCCCCGCGCGCCTATCAGGGGTCCGCACAGTCAACACCATGGACACGCTGTCCTACAACATGCCTGGCGAACACAAGTCCCACACATACACCAACGGATTCAATGCTGGAGACATTCAGGACTGCCTCGAGTTCGCCGACGAGGACAGCATGCCTCACACCTGGCTCGGTCCAGACAAGACCAAAGGGCGGAGCTCCGGGGGCCCTTTGTACTGCTTTCAGCAGCGCCGCTGCAAAAGGGAGAACTGCTCCTTCTACGGGAGGCCGGAGACGGACAACTACTGCTCCTATTGCTACAGGGAGGAGCTGAAGCGCAGGGAGAGGGAGGGCAAGGTCCAGAGGCCTGTATAG